From Antennarius striatus isolate MH-2024 chromosome 14, ASM4005453v1, whole genome shotgun sequence, the proteins below share one genomic window:
- the maco1a gene encoding macoilin-1 has product MKRRNADCSKLRRPLKRNRITEGIYSSTFLYLKFLVVWVLVLLADFVLEFRFEYLWPFWLFIRSVYDSFRYQGLAFSVFFVCVAFTSDIICLLFIPVQWLFFAASTYVWVQYVWHTERGVCLPTVSLWILFVYIEVAIRFKDLKNFHVDLCRPFAAHCIGYPVVTLGFGFKSYVSYKMRLRKQKEVQKENEFYMQLLQQALPPEQQMLQRQEREAEEAALAKGISEVESSVIAQNGAPPGKKSTSVMLPELEYREKGKDSTGKEREGKKQNSVGINNNSILHTLDSKLQETEYIENYTGAKRLNNELVGDTTHTNTNTHSASKEEMGGSGKIYKNGGNISNSSPRNHSSSNGSVPPGSSTNKNEKKQKGAGKGQKDPVENCIPNNQLGKPDALIRLEQDVKRLKADLQANRQLESELRSQLSSMSSQDRSLRSELGQLRQDNELLQNKLHSAVQAKQKDKQTISQLEKRLKAEQEARALAEKQLTEERKRKKMEEATAARAVALAAATRVESTDSLRGRIRELETECKKLSMDMKLKEEQIRDLECKCQELRKYKENEKDTEVLMSALSAMQEKTQHLENSLSAETRIKLDLFSALGDAKRQLEIAQGQIHQREQEIAELKQKIAEVMAVMPSLSYSSDGGNLSTVTPHYSSKFMDNSPSSLDPNASVYQPLKK; this is encoded by the exons ATGAAGCGGCGCAATGCGGACTGCAGCAAACTCCGACGGCCGTTAAAACGGAACCGAATCACCGAGGGTATATATAGCAG TACATTCCTGTACCTGAAGTTCCTGGTGGTGTGGGTATTAGTTCTACTGGCTGACTTTGTCCTGGAGTTCAGGTTTGAATACCTGTGGCCCTTCTGGCTTTTCATTCGAAGTGTCTACGACTCCTTCAGATATCAGGGATTG GCTTTCTCTGTCTTCTTCGTATGTGTGGCATTTACATCAGACATCatctgcctcctcttcattcCTGTCCAATGGCTGTTTTTTGCTGCCAGCACCTACGTATGGGTCCAGTATGTATGGCACACAG AGAGGGGCGTATGTCTACCAACTGTATCACTGTGGATCCTGTTTGTGTACATCGAAGTCGCCATACGTTTCAAAGATCTAAAAAACTTTCACGTAGACCTGTGTCGACCCTTTGCTGCTCACTG TATTGGCTATCCAGTGGTAACTCTGGGTTTTGGCTTTAAGAGCTACGTTAGCTACAAGATGCGACTGAGGAAACAGAAGGAGGTGCAGAAGGAGAACGAATTTTACATGCAGCTTCTACAGCAGGCTTTACCTCCAGAGCAACAGATGCTGCAGAGACAGGAGAGGGAGGCAGAAGAGG CTGCTTTAGCCAAAGGGATCTCTGAGGTAGAATCCTCAGTGATAGCCCAAAATGGAGCACCCCCTGGTAAGAAAAGCACCTCAGTCATGTTACCAGAACTGGAGTACCGGGAAAAAGGGAAGGACAGTACTGGAAAAGAGCGTGAGGGCAAAAAGCAAAACTCAGTCGGTATCAATAACAACAGTATTTTACACACACTGGACTCCAAACTCCAGGAGACAGAATATATAGAGAACTATACCGGAGCAAAGAGACTGAATAACGAGCTGGTAGGAGATACCACTCATACAAATACTAACACACACTCTGCTTCTAAAGAGGAAATGGGGGGATCAGGGAAGATCTACAAAAACGGGGGAAACATTTCCAACTCGTCTCCACGGAATCACAGTTCTTCAAACGGCAGCGTGCCACCAGGTTCCTCAACcaataagaatgaaaagaagcagAAGGGGGCAGGGAAAGGCCAGAAGGACCCAGTTGAGAACTGTATTCCCAACAACCAGCTGGGCAAACCAGACGCTCTCATACG GCTGGAACAGGATGTGAAGCGTTTGAAGGCCGATCTTCAGGCCAACAGGCAGTTGGAGTCAGAGCTGCGGAGTCAGCTTTCCTCGATGAGCAGCCAGGACCGCAGCCTTCGCTCTGAACTTGGCCAGCTTCGCCAGGACAACGAGCTGCTGCAGAATAA GCTTCACAGTGCCGTCCAGGCCAAGCAGAAAGATAAGCAGACCATTTCTCAGCTGGAGAAGAGGCTAAAGGCGGAGCAGGAGGCCCGTGCCCTCGCTGAGAAACAGctgacagaggagaggaagaggaagaagatggaggaagCCACTGCTGCCAGAGCTGTAGCATTAGCTGCTGCAACTAG AGTGGAGTCCACTGACTCTCTGCGCGGTCGCATCCGAGAGCTAGAGACTGAGTGTAAGAAGCTCAGCATGGATATGAAACTTAAGGAAGAGCAAATAAGGGATCTGGAGTGCAAGTGTCAG GAGCTGAGGAAATATAAAGAGAATGAGAAGGACACAGAAGTGTTGATGTCAGCGTTGTCAGCCATGCAGGAGAAGACCCAGCACCTGGAGAACAGCCTGAGTGCTGAGACCAGGATCAAACTGGACCTGTTCTCAGCTCTGGGGGATGCCAAAAGGCAACTGGAGATAGCACAAG GTCAGATCCACCAGAGGGAACAGGAGATCGCTGAACTGAAACAGAAGATAGCAGAGGTGATGGCAGTGATGCCCAGTCTGTCCTACTCATCAGACGGCGGCAACCTCAGCACTGTCACCCCGCACTACTCTTCAAAGTTCATGGACAATAGTCCCTCCTCCCTGGACCCCAATGCCTCAGTCTACCAGCCACTCAAAAAGTGA